In one Grus americana isolate bGruAme1 chromosome 1, bGruAme1.mat, whole genome shotgun sequence genomic region, the following are encoded:
- the POU3F3 gene encoding POU domain, class 3, transcription factor 3 isoform X2 has protein sequence MAAATSNPYLPGNGILAAGSIVHADSGGGGGGGGGGMQPGSVAVTSVAGGYRGDPAAKMVQSDFMPGAMAASNGGHMLSHAHQWVTALPHAAAAAAAAAAAAAAEAGSPWSGSPVGMTGSPQQPPPPPDVKGSGGRDDLHSGAALHHRPPHLGPPHQGHPAAWGAAAAAHLPSMAGGQQQQQSLLYSQPGGFTVNGMLSPPPGGQSLVHPGLVRGETPELGEHPGHHHHHHHQHPGHHPPHHGGVNSHDPHSDEDTPTSDDLEQFAKQFKQRRIKLGFTQADVGLALGTLYGNVFSQTTICRFEALQLSFKNMCKLKPLLNKWLEEADSSTGSPTSIDKIAAQGRKRKKRTSIEIKGFRRTEHLQLHLSELLLS, from the exons aTGGCCGCGGCCACCTCTAACCCCTACCTCCCCGGCAACGGCATCCTGGCGGCCGGCTCCATCGTCCACGCGGActcgggcggcggcggcggcggcggcggcggcggcatgCAGCCGGGCAGCGTGGCCGTCACCTCGGTAGCGGGCGGCTACCGCGGCGACCCGGCGGCCAAGATGGTCCAGAGCGACTTCATGCCGGGCGCCATGGCCGCCAGCAACGGCGGCCATATGCTGAGCCATGCCCACCAGTGGGTGACAGCCCTGCCccacgccgccgccgccgccgccgccgccgccgccgccgccgccgccgaagCGGGCTCGCCCTGGTCCGGCAGCCCCGTGGGCATGACGGGCAGTCCccagcagccgccgccgccgcccgacGTCAAGGGCAGCGGCGGGCGCGACGACCTGCACTCGGGCGCGGCGCTGCACCACCGGCCGCCCCACCTGGGCCCCCCGCACCAGGGGCACCCGGCGGCctggggggcggcggcggccgcccaCCTGCCCTCCATGGCcggcgggcagcagcagcagcagtcgcTCCTCTACTCGCAGCCCGGGGGCTTCACGGTGAACGGCatgctgagccccccccccggcgggcAGAGCCTGGTGCACCCGGGGCTGGTGCGCGGCGAGACGCCGGAGCTGGGTGAGCACCCcgggcaccaccaccaccaccaccaccagcaccccgGGCACCACCCGCCGCACCACGGCGGCGTCAACAGCCACGACCCGCACTCGGACGAGGACACGCCGACCTCCGACGACCTGGAGCAGTTTGCCAAGCAGTTCAAGCAGCGGCGGATTAAGCTGGGCTTCACCCAGGCCGACGTGGGGCTGGCGCTGGGCACCCTCTACGGCAACGTCTTCTCGCAGACCACCATCTGCCGCTTCGAGGCCCTGCAGCTCAGCTTCAAGAACATGTGCAAGCTGAAGCCTTTGTTGAACAAGTGGCTGGAGGAAGCCGACTCCTCCACGGGCAGCCCCACCAGCATCGACAAGATCGCCGCCCagggcaggaagaggaagaagcgGACCTCCATCGAG ATAAAGGGATTTAGAAGGACTGAGCATCTGCAGCTGCACTTATCTGAACTTCTCCTCTCCTAA
- the POU3F3 gene encoding POU domain, class 3, transcription factor 3 isoform X1 has product MAAATSNPYLPGNGILAAGSIVHADSGGGGGGGGGGMQPGSVAVTSVAGGYRGDPAAKMVQSDFMPGAMAASNGGHMLSHAHQWVTALPHAAAAAAAAAAAAAAEAGSPWSGSPVGMTGSPQQPPPPPDVKGSGGRDDLHSGAALHHRPPHLGPPHQGHPAAWGAAAAAHLPSMAGGQQQQQSLLYSQPGGFTVNGMLSPPPGGQSLVHPGLVRGETPELGEHPGHHHHHHHQHPGHHPPHHGGVNSHDPHSDEDTPTSDDLEQFAKQFKQRRIKLGFTQADVGLALGTLYGNVFSQTTICRFEALQLSFKNMCKLKPLLNKWLEEADSSTGSPTSIDKIAAQGRKRKKRTSIEVSVKGALESHFLKCPKPSAQEITNLADSLQLEKEVVRVWFCNRRQKEKRMTPPGIQQQTPDDVYSQVGTVNSDTPPPHHGLQTSVQ; this is encoded by the coding sequence aTGGCCGCGGCCACCTCTAACCCCTACCTCCCCGGCAACGGCATCCTGGCGGCCGGCTCCATCGTCCACGCGGActcgggcggcggcggcggcggcggcggcggcggcatgCAGCCGGGCAGCGTGGCCGTCACCTCGGTAGCGGGCGGCTACCGCGGCGACCCGGCGGCCAAGATGGTCCAGAGCGACTTCATGCCGGGCGCCATGGCCGCCAGCAACGGCGGCCATATGCTGAGCCATGCCCACCAGTGGGTGACAGCCCTGCCccacgccgccgccgccgccgccgccgccgccgccgccgccgccgccgaagCGGGCTCGCCCTGGTCCGGCAGCCCCGTGGGCATGACGGGCAGTCCccagcagccgccgccgccgcccgacGTCAAGGGCAGCGGCGGGCGCGACGACCTGCACTCGGGCGCGGCGCTGCACCACCGGCCGCCCCACCTGGGCCCCCCGCACCAGGGGCACCCGGCGGCctggggggcggcggcggccgcccaCCTGCCCTCCATGGCcggcgggcagcagcagcagcagtcgcTCCTCTACTCGCAGCCCGGGGGCTTCACGGTGAACGGCatgctgagccccccccccggcgggcAGAGCCTGGTGCACCCGGGGCTGGTGCGCGGCGAGACGCCGGAGCTGGGTGAGCACCCcgggcaccaccaccaccaccaccaccagcaccccgGGCACCACCCGCCGCACCACGGCGGCGTCAACAGCCACGACCCGCACTCGGACGAGGACACGCCGACCTCCGACGACCTGGAGCAGTTTGCCAAGCAGTTCAAGCAGCGGCGGATTAAGCTGGGCTTCACCCAGGCCGACGTGGGGCTGGCGCTGGGCACCCTCTACGGCAACGTCTTCTCGCAGACCACCATCTGCCGCTTCGAGGCCCTGCAGCTCAGCTTCAAGAACATGTGCAAGCTGAAGCCTTTGTTGAACAAGTGGCTGGAGGAAGCCGACTCCTCCACGGGCAGCCCCACCAGCATCGACAAGATCGCCGCCCagggcaggaagaggaagaagcgGACCTCCATCGAGGTGAGTGTCAAGGGGGCCTTGGAGAGCCACTTTCTGAAATGCCCCAAGCCCTCCGCCCAGGAGATTACGAACCTAGCGGACAgcctgcagctggagaaggaggtggtcagggtttggttttgcaatcggaggcagaaagagaaacGGATGACCCCCCCGGGGATCCAGCAGCAGACCCCCGACGATGTCTACTCCCAGGTCGGCACCGTCAACTCCGACACGCCGCCCCCTCACCACGGACTGCAGACCAGCGTGCAGTGA